GTCAATCTGGGGAACGAACCGGTCGTTCTCAACCGGGGCGACCGCATCGCGCAGATGATCGTGGCGCCCGTTGCGAGAGCGGAACTTGTTGAAGTCGCCGACCTTAAAGAAAGCGGGCGCGGAAAAAACGGTTTCGGATCTACAGGATCGGGGGCTTTGCCGCTGGCGCCCGGGGTCCCCACCGAACGCCACCGGTTCGAGTGAGGTGGGGGCGGAAACTGATTCCGCTCCCAAGCCGCTTAATCCGCCACCGGCGGCGCGGCTTGGGAACCCTACCCCCCGTTCGCTCGCGTCCGCCTGAGGCGGAACGCTCGCTCACCATAGGGATTGGATATGCGGAAGAGCCAAAGAACCTTTCTTAAACTCCTTTTTTGCCTGTTTGGGCTTGTCCTTTTTTCGGGGTTGGGTTTTTTTGCGTTCACCCATCGCACTGCCGACAGCCTTCTTCCGTTTGGTCTTTGGGGGGGGTTCCTTTTTGTCCTTTATCTGGTTTTATTTTGGAGAATCTTTTCTTTTTTCCGCGAAAGCCGCCTTAAGGAGGAAACGCTCGAGCGGATGAGCACCCGTGACCTGGCCACCGGTTTGATGAACCGTCGGGGTTTTGAGGGGCTTGCGGGGCAGGAGATGGAAAGGGCCCGCCGAAAGGGGTATCCGGCCTCCCTTATTTTCGTCCGGGTGGAGCCGCTGGAGCTGATTACCAAGGATTTTGGGCGCCCGGCGGTGGATCACCTCCTTACCCAGATCGCCGAATTTTTAAAAAAGGCCTGCCGGAGCTACGACGGCGTCTTTGCCTACGACCGCGACACCTTTGCCGTTCTGCTTGCCGAGACCGGTTCCGACCAGCTCAAAAGCGTCGCCGGCAGGATCGAAAAAAAGATGATGCAAAAGGAATTTTCCATCGGCCGCTCCAAAGATGTCATCAAGCCGCACATCCATTACGGCCTTGCCACTTATCCCGCCCACGGGGAGGACTTGAAAGGGGTGGTCAGCCACGCCTTAAGCGGCCTGTTTGACGCCTCTTCCCCCAAATGATGCGTCGCGCCAAGTCCTGATCTTTTTAACGCATCGCTTCCAACCATTGATTTTTGGGCCTTTGCGGGGAGTTCAAGCCATGGTATCCTTGAGGTGCGAGGTGATATTTGAAAAACATTCTGATGCAACTGCTTCGGGCGGGCTTGTTGGTTCTTTTAATGACTGTTGTCTCGGTGGAGATCATCGCCAAGAGAAAGACCACCATCTCCGATCCGCCTCCCGAAGAGGATGAGGAAATTGAAGACATCGTGACGGTGTAGGCGAGCTCTTTTCAGCGTTAAAAGGCTTGTTTTTTCCGCTTCGCTTTAATATATCCACACCGTTCAAAATCCATGAAAATTCTTGTGATCGGTTCAGGCGGCAGAGAGCATGCCATCGTTTGGAAGCTTTCCCAAAGCCCAAAGGTGAAAAAAATCTGGTGCGCCCCCGGAAACGCCGGCATTGCGGGACTTGCCGAATGTGTGGATATTTCTTCGGAAGACATCGCCGGTTTGGCTGTTTTTGCAAAATCCAACGGCGTCGATCTGACGGTGGTCGGTCCGGAACTCCCCCTAAGCCTTGGTCTTGTGGACGAATTTGAAAGGGGGGGGCTTAAGGTCTTCGGCCCGCGCAAAAAGGCGGCCGTTCTTGAATCTTCCAAATGTTTCACAAAGGAATTTGCCTTAAGACACGGGATCCCGACGGCAGGATTCAGGATTTTCAGCGATCCGGTAGAAGTGCGAAAGGCGCTTTCCGAACAAACCTCGTTCCCGGTGGTTGTCAAGGCGGACGGCCTGGCGGGGGGAAAGGGGGTGGTGGTGGCGCGGGACGAGGCGGAGGCCGTCCGCGTGGTGGAGGATATGCTGGTCCATGAGAAATTCGGGCCGGCGGGAAGAAAGATAATTTTGGAAGAATTTCTCCCGGGCATCGAGGCCACTTTTATGGTTGTCGCCGATGGGGAGCAATTTCTTCCGTTCGAATCGTGTCAGGATCACAAAAGGGTCTTTGATAACGACGAAGGGCCGAACACAGGGGGGATGGGGGCGATCAGTCCCGCGGGAGTTGTCACAAAGGAGGTTCGCCGCAAGGTGATCGAAAAAATCATCGAGCCGACCTTGAGAGGATTGACGGTTGAAGACCGCCCTTATCGCGGCATTCTCTACGCCGGGTTGATGATTCGGGAGGACGAGCCTTATCTTATCGAATTCAACTGCCGGTTCGGCGACCCGGAGGCGCAGGCGATTCTTTTTCGCCTGGAGTCGGATCTGGTGGAGCTGATGGAGGCGGCCGGATCCGGCGGGCTTTCGGAATTTCCGATCCGGTTCTTAAAAGAGCCGTCGTGCTGTGTGGTGATGGCCTCCGGCGGATATCCCGGTTCTTTTGAGAAAGGGAAGCCGCCTGGCGGCAAGCCACCTGGTGGCAAGCCGATTTCCGGTCTTGAAAAAGTTTTGAAGATGAAGGATGTCCTTGTGTTTCACGCCGGAACGCGCAAAGAAGAGGGGCGCTTTTTAACCAACGGCGGGCGGGTTTTGGGGGTGACGGCGAGGGGGAAAGATTTGAAAAAGGCGCTGGATCGGGCCTATGAAGCTTGTGCGGCTATTTCGTGGGAGGGGGCGCATTATCGGAGAGATATTGGGAGGAGGGGATTATGACTCCACAAGTTGCCATCGTGATGGGGAGCGATTCGGATCTTCCGTCCATGCAGGAGGCGGAAAAGATTTTAAAGGAATTCGGCATTTCCGCAGAGACGCGAATTCTCTCGGCGCACCGGACGCCGGAACTGGCGGCCGAATACGCCAGGGAGGCCTCCAAAAAAGGGATCAAAATAATCATCGCCGGGGCGGGGATGGCCAATCACCTGGCGGGGGCGATGGCGGCGCATACGATTTTGCCGGTCATCGGGGTTCCGCTCGAAGGTTCTTCGTTGAACGGTCTGGACGCCCTGTTGTCCACCGTCCAGATGCCGCCGGGGATTCCGGTGGCCTGCGTGGCGGTCGGCAAGGCGGGGGCCAAAAACGCCGGTTTTTTGGCGGTGCAACTTCTGGCCCTTGAAGACAAAAATTTGGGAAAACGTCTGATTGAATATCGAAAGAAGGCGACAGCGGCGGTGGTGGAAAAGAACAAAAAATTGCAGGAAGAGCGGGGGTAAATCCCCCCGGCCCCCCTTTGCCAAAGGGGGGGGAGGGGGGATTTGATATGAGAAGATGTCCAGTCTTAACCGTGGCGCAGGCCGCTCGGATTGTCAGAAAGGGGGGCATTGTCGCCTATCCCACCGAAACATTTTATGGACTGGCGGCCAGGGCGGATAATCCGGATGCGGTAGGACGAGTTTTTGAAATAAAGGGGAGAGAAAAGGGAAAACCGGTTTCAATTTTGATCGACTCGCAACGAGAGCTCAAACGATGGGTCCGCGGGATCGGCCCCCGCGAGAAAAAATTGATCAGCCGTTTCTGGCCGGGGCCATTGACCCTCGTGTTTAAGGCGCGAAAGGGGGTGAACCAGTTTCTCACGGGAGGATCGGGAAAAATCGGCGTTCGAATCTCCTCCAACCCTGTTGCCCGGCGTCTGACCCGGCTTTCGGGCGGCGCCATCACCGCCACCAGCGCCAACCGGTCCGGACAAAAACCGGCGACAAGTGGCCTTTCGGCCCGGAGAAAATTGGGGAAAAAAATCGACGGCGTTGTTTCAGGCGGAAGATTAAAGAGATCGAAAGGATCAACTATTTTAGATGTATCCGGAAAGAAACTTAAAGTGATTCGTGAAGGCGAAATTGTCCTATGACTGATCCCAAAGTTTTTCCCTTTCGGGCGTACACTTATAATCCTCAAAAAGTGGGGGATATCTCCCGCGTGGTGACCCCTCCGTATGACGTGATCAACCCCGAAATGCAGAGGGATTTCTATCAACGGAGCGATTACAACTTTGTCCGGGTCGATCTGCCCCGCGAACCGGGGGATCTCCGTTACGAGGCGGCGAAGGCGACGTTTCAGGAATGGCTGAAGGGGGAAGTTCTCGTCCCTGACGCAAAGCCGGCGTTTTATTTTCATCACCAGACTTTCACTCTTGGGACACCGTCCCTTCCCGACAGCCGGCCGGTGACGCGCAAGGGCTTTTTCGGCGTTCGCAGAATTGAGGATTTTTCGGAAGGGGGCGTCAGACCTCATGAAAAGACGCTGGAAGGGCCCAAGGCCGACCGGCTCAAGCTGACCCGCGCGGTCCAGGCCCAGTTGTCCCCCGTTTTTACCCTTTATTCCGATCCGGGGAAAAGGGTCGATCACCTTGTCACCCGTTTAAAAGAGGGACAACCCCTTTTCGATTTTACGACGGTGGAGGGGGAACGTCATCAGGTCTGGCGCGAAACCGATCCGATTGTCTGCAAATTCGTGGGGGAATTTGTCTCGGACAAGCCGGTTTTTATCGCCGACGGGCACCATCGGTACGAAACGGCGCTTAACTACCGCGATGAATGCCGGAGAAATTTTCCTCCCGGGGAAGGGCTGGAGCCGTTCAACTATGTCCTCATGTATTTCACCAACCGTGACGACGAAGGGCTTATCATCCTCCCCATTCACCGGGCCCTCCATCATCTGGTCGATTTTGAGCTCGGCGATTTTATCCGCATGCTCC
This genomic stretch from Deltaproteobacteria bacterium harbors:
- a CDS encoding threonylcarbamoyl-AMP synthase, whose amino-acid sequence is MRRCPVLTVAQAARIVRKGGIVAYPTETFYGLAARADNPDAVGRVFEIKGREKGKPVSILIDSQRELKRWVRGIGPREKKLISRFWPGPLTLVFKARKGVNQFLTGGSGKIGVRISSNPVARRLTRLSGGAITATSANRSGQKPATSGLSARRKLGKKIDGVVSGGRLKRSKGSTILDVSGKKLKVIREGEIVL
- a CDS encoding DUF1015 domain-containing protein, with protein sequence MTDPKVFPFRAYTYNPQKVGDISRVVTPPYDVINPEMQRDFYQRSDYNFVRVDLPREPGDLRYEAAKATFQEWLKGEVLVPDAKPAFYFHHQTFTLGTPSLPDSRPVTRKGFFGVRRIEDFSEGGVRPHEKTLEGPKADRLKLTRAVQAQLSPVFTLYSDPGKRVDHLVTRLKEGQPLFDFTTVEGERHQVWRETDPIVCKFVGEFVSDKPVFIADGHHRYETALNYRDECRRNFPPGEGLEPFNYVLMYFTNRDDEGLIILPIHRALHHLVDFELGDFIRMLQKHFTVTPLVGDDSATVTARLAEEGADSHAFVLVTRDPKKSFLLAMKKRAWRHSPVAARVPPSLVDLDVTVLHRLVFEEILRITPQAQAGQENIIYWKDARKAIDETRRGNCEIAFLLNPTRIEEMETAALAGEKMPQKSTYFYPKVPSGLVINPLNPKERLGF
- a CDS encoding diguanylate cyclase; translation: MRKSQRTFLKLLFCLFGLVLFSGLGFFAFTHRTADSLLPFGLWGGFLFVLYLVLFWRIFSFFRESRLKEETLERMSTRDLATGLMNRRGFEGLAGQEMERARRKGYPASLIFVRVEPLELITKDFGRPAVDHLLTQIAEFLKKACRSYDGVFAYDRDTFAVLLAETGSDQLKSVAGRIEKKMMQKEFSIGRSKDVIKPHIHYGLATYPAHGEDLKGVVSHALSGLFDASSPK